In Wenyingzhuangia fucanilytica, the following are encoded in one genomic region:
- a CDS encoding DUF7594 domain-containing protein: protein MIFLMICNAEHSYSQFVHPGITHKKSDLERIKHMVEAEIDPWYTSYQEMVSDGKSSYDYTVQGDPTFTELGRDNKVNYGAWNSDIRAAYYNALRWYVEGDARHAEKAIEIFNSWVNLEAVTSNGTMALSGGVGYIMIEAAEIIKHTYTGWSASDRKKFEDMLVFPGYSNTQVPSSVSRTYGTFYWQSYQGDSGRHGNQGLSGWRTVMAIGIFLDNQIIYDRALRYIKGLPHRADDLPYPSGPNTSNEITSSNEYSDTYSISKGSSIQDYGFNELMTNYIWDNGQCQESSRDQQHTAFGIGLLTSMAEMAWNQGDDLYSYANDRLLLGLEYNMRYNVSAIQSYPDQTTPWEPTVASGEFKVGFDRTGRWYSKAISPDGRGEYTGIRPVYEMPVAHYIGRGLKTEDEVKWTKRARDKALEVSGYESAGWTNDAIGWGALTARRPAYCYGDPVVGFDENNLPIYGMNATETFVEAEHFDYDPIQQGEGRTYHDLSSSNAGGIYRTFDGVDIASTSQGAYHISNIEAGEWLSYTISVPETALYSIKIKYSASQSGGTMKFSFEGEEKTNDLAVPFGAPYSTGNSDWKEYTIKEDIVLNKGVQSLRIAFGGASNVLDLDSFSVIKTGIVKENQTIQFFTISDKVLGGDDFDPQATVDSGLSIDYSSSDTSVATIVNGKVHIVGMGTSTITASQAGNEQFNAAKSVSQEVRVTEKIEGTMNLGAEADAYVHESNANTNYGTAEVMVSKGEGRYAYIKFDLSDIPGPIVSATLRIYQRTGFRDLRTVYDVLDDSWTEEGITWNNKPTYFNERANAITTSTWSEWDLSSYTAQEHKGDKTMSIAVKDPVNSGVGVDFRSKEFGVEFAPELVVEYSEGALSFDGVEGSKRIYPNPVDDELNIINEKGAFYEIYDDVGRLVNEGSVFTNSEIVFVNKLTAGVYFLKLSKGGDKTILKIIKK, encoded by the coding sequence ATGATTTTTTTGATGATATGTAATGCGGAACATTCATATTCACAATTTGTTCATCCAGGGATTACGCATAAAAAATCAGATTTAGAAAGGATAAAACACATGGTTGAGGCTGAAATTGATCCTTGGTACACTTCGTATCAAGAAATGGTTTCAGATGGAAAATCGAGTTATGATTATACTGTACAAGGTGATCCTACTTTTACAGAATTAGGGCGAGATAACAAAGTAAATTATGGTGCGTGGAACAGCGATATAAGAGCTGCTTATTACAATGCGTTAAGGTGGTATGTAGAGGGAGATGCTCGTCATGCAGAAAAAGCAATCGAAATTTTTAATTCTTGGGTGAATTTAGAAGCTGTTACGAGTAACGGAACCATGGCGTTGAGTGGTGGTGTTGGATATATAATGATTGAGGCTGCCGAAATTATTAAACATACCTATACAGGTTGGTCTGCAAGTGATAGAAAAAAGTTTGAAGATATGTTGGTTTTTCCAGGATATTCTAATACTCAAGTACCTTCAAGTGTTTCTAGAACCTATGGTACATTTTATTGGCAATCTTATCAAGGAGATTCTGGACGTCACGGAAATCAAGGATTGTCTGGTTGGCGAACAGTTATGGCTATAGGAATCTTTTTAGATAATCAAATTATATATGACAGAGCTTTACGATATATAAAAGGTTTGCCTCATCGTGCAGATGATTTACCTTATCCTTCAGGACCTAATACTAGTAATGAAATTACTTCTTCAAATGAATATTCAGATACTTACAGCATTTCCAAAGGGTCTTCTATTCAAGATTATGGTTTTAATGAGTTGATGACCAATTATATTTGGGATAATGGTCAATGTCAAGAAAGTTCTAGAGACCAGCAACACACAGCGTTTGGAATTGGTTTGTTAACCTCGATGGCTGAAATGGCATGGAACCAAGGAGATGATTTATACAGTTATGCCAATGATAGACTACTATTAGGTTTGGAGTATAATATGAGGTATAACGTATCGGCTATTCAATCATATCCAGATCAAACTACACCATGGGAACCTACTGTAGCATCAGGGGAGTTTAAAGTAGGTTTTGATAGAACGGGACGTTGGTATTCTAAAGCTATAAGTCCAGATGGAAGAGGAGAGTATACAGGAATTAGACCTGTGTATGAAATGCCTGTAGCTCATTATATTGGTAGAGGACTTAAAACAGAAGATGAGGTAAAATGGACTAAAAGGGCGAGAGACAAAGCTCTTGAAGTATCTGGATATGAATCTGCTGGTTGGACAAACGATGCTATTGGTTGGGGAGCATTAACCGCTCGTCGTCCCGCATATTGTTACGGAGATCCTGTTGTTGGCTTTGACGAGAATAATTTACCTATTTATGGAATGAACGCAACGGAAACTTTTGTGGAGGCTGAGCATTTTGATTATGATCCTATTCAACAAGGAGAGGGGAGAACTTATCATGATTTATCTTCTTCAAACGCAGGAGGAATATATAGAACTTTTGATGGAGTTGATATAGCATCTACTTCACAGGGAGCATATCATATAAGTAATATCGAAGCTGGTGAATGGTTAAGTTATACGATTTCCGTTCCAGAAACGGCATTGTATAGTATAAAAATAAAATATTCGGCTTCTCAATCTGGAGGAACTATGAAGTTTAGTTTTGAGGGAGAAGAAAAAACTAATGATTTGGCAGTTCCTTTTGGTGCGCCATATTCTACTGGGAATTCTGATTGGAAAGAATATACAATTAAAGAAGATATTGTATTAAATAAAGGAGTACAGAGTTTAAGAATAGCTTTTGGTGGAGCTTCTAATGTTTTGGATTTAGATAGTTTTTCAGTGATTAAAACAGGGATTGTTAAAGAAAATCAAACCATTCAGTTTTTTACCATTTCTGATAAAGTTTTAGGAGGCGATGATTTTGATCCTCAGGCTACTGTTGATTCAGGCTTGAGTATTGATTATAGTAGTTCAGACACTTCAGTAGCGACTATTGTAAACGGAAAAGTACATATTGTAGGAATGGGAACTAGCACAATTACAGCAAGTCAAGCTGGTAATGAGCAGTTTAATGCAGCGAAAAGTGTTTCTCAAGAAGTTAGAGTAACTGAGAAAATTGAAGGTACAATGAATTTAGGAGCAGAAGCTGATGCTTATGTACACGAGTCAAATGCCAATACAAATTATGGTACTGCCGAGGTAATGGTATCTAAAGGAGAAGGACGTTATGCTTATATAAAATTTGATTTGAGTGATATTCCTGGTCCAATAGTATCAGCAACTCTTAGGATTTATCAAAGAACCGGGTTTAGAGATTTACGAACAGTATATGATGTACTTGATGATAGTTGGACGGAAGAAGGAATCACTTGGAATAACAAACCTACTTATTTTAATGAGAGAGCCAATGCTATTACTACTTCTACATGGAGTGAATGGGATTTGTCATCTTATACTGCACAGGAGCATAAAGGTGATAAAACAATGAGTATTGCAGTAAAAGACCCTGTAAATAGCGGTGTTGGTGTAGATTTTCGTAGTAAAGAGTTTGGGGTAGAGTTTGCTCCAGAACTAGTAGTGGAGTATTCAGAAGGAGCATTAAGTTTTGATGGGGTTGAAGGGAGTAAAAGAATTTATCCAAATCCTGTTGATGATGAGTTGAATATAATCAATGAAAAAGGTGCTTTTTATGAAATTTATGACGATGTTGGAAGGTTGGTTAATGAAGGAAGTGTATTTACAAATTCTGAAATAGTTTTTGTTAATAAGTTAACTGCTGGAGTTTATTTTTTAAAGTTATCTAAGGGAGGGGATAAAACAATTCTTAAAATAATCAAAAAGTAG
- a CDS encoding T9SS type A sorting domain-containing protein, with protein MKKQNYFSKFKTLLFVCLISSGLNAQTTINSLTELKTYITQDNVNAVMTPGTYVINSTITGTGNLLPDPIMFEFTGSNSTYDFTGVTFEFNTEILNDYGNVEVVELRIYGDNNVLKNLTMEDIGTDAPRKRARAIHLDGLNNRIEGFHITVQGSYPYGYGDLFGKGGTNTVIGHRKHSGILVRGDGNHIKDCTMIHRSYGHGIFIQGGKNVLIEGVYMEGDDLRTTDDVLAEAGTGSPADNVAFMTTWGYTVPAGYMFSKQEDGIRTYASAGLYSNDKTGATTTSSTENVTIKNCTVKRMRGAYSLAFGGGSISVENSSAIECEGGFGIISGGLIQNCSADAKYGMVYGNAYNTNKNITADITILNSDGGYGPHQLAYVGGSDNDITFRSSESYVSQGRKIQLAGEKNDMRMLNGVNPSQTRHNSSSNTIVNESDYPILLDSGSVTIDSTTYTWDASNNTIQSCGTVTDNGTSNTVSTTSCGTSSNLALNGVASQSSLDHGGVASRAIDGNTNGKWSNNSVTHTLSESGAWWQVDLGSDRAIGDISIFNRTDSCCKARLSDFTVSVISANGTTVYSQTFTSVPDPSVSLNAGGAIGKIIKVDLNVTNPLSLAEVEVYEYEGPTPTTFTIQENTTGFCGVEGTVDSNNTGYTGTGFSNTTNTLGAGVDWSIDGVAGDYTFVWRYASTSNRAADLIVDGNTVASNIAFNSTGVWTSWTAQYVTVNLGAGVKDVRLEAVTSSGLGNIDYLEVTGPDSSTASCPSSSRVAKSNVEILESESNNNLLVYPNPVSNNLTVSLKNTSFDINETIVKIYNVNGQKVLESTFTNEEVNLVLEKLNKGMYILELSDGKQIKVEKIFKL; from the coding sequence ATGAAAAAACAAAATTACTTTTCAAAATTTAAGACACTATTATTTGTATGTCTTATTTCTAGTGGGTTAAATGCTCAAACAACAATTAATTCGCTAACAGAATTAAAAACTTACATTACCCAAGACAATGTAAATGCGGTAATGACTCCAGGAACTTATGTTATTAACTCTACAATAACTGGAACTGGAAACTTGCTTCCAGACCCAATCATGTTTGAGTTTACAGGTTCTAATAGTACTTATGATTTTACAGGAGTAACATTTGAATTTAATACAGAAATTTTAAATGATTATGGAAATGTAGAGGTCGTAGAATTACGCATTTATGGGGATAATAATGTGTTGAAAAATCTTACCATGGAAGATATTGGTACCGATGCTCCAAGAAAAAGAGCTAGGGCTATTCATTTAGATGGATTAAACAATAGAATAGAGGGGTTTCATATAACAGTGCAAGGTTCTTACCCATATGGTTATGGTGACTTATTTGGTAAAGGAGGTACTAATACAGTTATCGGTCACAGAAAACATTCAGGTATTTTGGTGCGTGGTGATGGAAATCATATCAAAGATTGTACTATGATTCATAGATCTTACGGACACGGTATCTTTATTCAGGGAGGAAAAAATGTGTTGATTGAAGGGGTTTATATGGAAGGAGATGATTTACGAACTACAGATGATGTTTTAGCAGAAGCAGGTACTGGTTCTCCTGCAGACAATGTCGCTTTTATGACTACATGGGGGTATACAGTTCCAGCAGGGTATATGTTTAGTAAACAAGAAGATGGAATAAGAACTTATGCATCGGCAGGATTGTATTCAAATGATAAAACAGGAGCTACAACTACTAGTTCTACAGAAAATGTAACTATTAAGAATTGTACAGTAAAAAGAATGAGAGGTGCATATTCATTAGCTTTTGGAGGTGGAAGTATTAGTGTAGAAAATTCTTCGGCAATAGAATGTGAAGGAGGTTTTGGTATTATATCAGGGGGATTGATTCAAAATTGTTCAGCAGATGCAAAATATGGAATGGTCTATGGAAACGCATACAATACCAATAAAAATATCACAGCAGATATTACTATTTTAAATAGCGATGGTGGTTATGGGCCACATCAGTTAGCATATGTTGGTGGTAGTGATAATGATATTACTTTTAGGAGTTCAGAAAGTTATGTTTCTCAAGGTAGAAAAATACAGCTAGCTGGTGAAAAAAATGACATGAGAATGTTAAATGGAGTAAATCCAAGTCAAACTCGTCATAATTCATCATCAAATACAATTGTTAATGAGTCAGATTATCCTATACTGTTAGATAGCGGATCAGTAACTATAGATTCAACAACCTATACTTGGGATGCTTCAAACAACACAATTCAATCATGTGGTACGGTCACAGATAATGGAACTAGTAATACAGTAAGTACAACAAGTTGTGGTACTTCTAGTAATTTAGCGTTAAACGGTGTGGCTTCTCAGTCTTCTTTAGATCATGGTGGAGTAGCGAGTAGAGCTATTGATGGTAATACTAATGGAAAATGGAGCAATAACTCTGTTACTCATACATTAAGTGAATCAGGAGCGTGGTGGCAAGTAGACTTAGGTTCAGATAGAGCTATTGGAGATATCTCAATATTTAATAGAACGGATAGTTGTTGTAAGGCAAGGTTGAGTGATTTTACTGTTTCTGTTATTTCGGCTAATGGAACTACAGTGTACTCTCAAACTTTTACATCAGTACCAGATCCATCAGTATCTTTAAACGCTGGAGGTGCTATTGGAAAAATTATTAAAGTTGATTTAAATGTAACAAATCCGTTGTCTTTAGCTGAGGTTGAGGTTTATGAGTATGAAGGACCAACACCGACGACTTTTACAATTCAAGAAAACACAACTGGCTTTTGTGGAGTAGAAGGAACGGTTGATAGTAATAATACAGGATATACAGGAACAGGATTTAGTAATACAACAAATACATTAGGAGCAGGTGTTGATTGGAGTATAGATGGTGTTGCAGGAGATTATACTTTTGTGTGGAGATATGCTAGTACCTCAAACAGAGCTGCTGACCTTATTGTTGATGGGAATACAGTTGCTAGTAATATTGCTTTTAATTCAACAGGAGTATGGACATCTTGGACTGCGCAATATGTAACAGTAAATTTGGGAGCAGGTGTTAAAGATGTAAGGTTAGAAGCAGTTACAAGTTCAGGTTTAGGAAATATAGATTATTTAGAGGTAACAGGACCAGATTCTAGTACAGCATCTTGTCCATCTTCTTCTAGAGTTGCTAAAAGTAATGTTGAGATTTTAGAGAGTGAATCAAATAATAATTTGTTGGTTTACCCAAATCCAGTTTCAAATAATCTTACTGTTTCATTAAAGAATACTTCTTTTGATATTAACGAAACCATTGTAAAGATTTATAATGTAAATGGGCAAAAAGTATTAGAATCAACATTCACCAATGAAGAGGTTAATCTTGTGTTAGAAAAACTAAATAAAGGAATGTATATTTTAGAGTTGAGTGACGGTAAACAAATAAAAGTGGAAAAAATATTTAAATTATAG
- a CDS encoding sulfatase — MSIKTISVLVLTIVFTLTSCKSALKNNADKPTNFVIIYTDDLGYGDLSCYGAEGYKTPNLDTMADEGMRFTDFSVSNSICTPSRAGLLTGRYAQRWGYTEGVFWPHSKDGMPENEVTIAELLKEKGYETGLVGKWHLGHQKEFAPTSQGFDMYYGIPYSNDMWHDPEAPLSPNVVFNEGLSIEDYKASNPRKKFRHKVPIVEGDEVIEWPVDQTLLTQKYTNRAKEFIANNKEKPFLLYLAHSMPHIPLYASKQFSGKTERGLFGDVLEEIDWSVGEILKELKAQGLDKNTLVIFTSDNGPWISKQPNAGTAGVLRDGKFSPYEGGSRMPCIAWQPGFVPSGVVSNAQVSTLDILPTIASLVGANIPADRKIDGLNMTNILTGKSKEIERDYFIYNGNRAIRIGDWKYVKNKNKEELFNLSEDVSESKNLIKEYPNKAAELKKKLEEVSASFK, encoded by the coding sequence ATGAGTATAAAGACAATATCAGTACTAGTTTTAACAATAGTATTTACTTTAACTTCTTGTAAATCGGCTTTAAAAAACAATGCAGATAAGCCTACAAATTTTGTAATTATCTATACAGATGATCTTGGTTATGGAGATTTATCTTGTTATGGAGCAGAAGGGTATAAAACTCCTAATTTAGATACTATGGCAGATGAAGGAATGCGATTTACAGATTTTTCTGTTTCTAATTCTATATGTACTCCATCTAGGGCAGGGTTGTTAACAGGTCGTTATGCACAGCGTTGGGGTTATACAGAAGGAGTGTTTTGGCCTCATAGTAAAGATGGTATGCCAGAGAATGAAGTTACTATTGCAGAGTTGTTAAAAGAAAAAGGGTATGAAACAGGACTTGTTGGTAAATGGCATTTAGGACATCAAAAAGAGTTTGCACCAACTTCTCAAGGTTTTGATATGTATTATGGAATTCCTTATAGCAATGATATGTGGCATGATCCTGAAGCACCTTTGTCTCCAAACGTTGTATTTAATGAAGGTTTAAGTATAGAAGATTATAAAGCTTCAAACCCTAGAAAGAAATTCAGACACAAAGTACCTATTGTAGAGGGAGATGAGGTGATAGAATGGCCAGTAGATCAAACTTTGTTAACTCAAAAATATACCAATAGAGCTAAAGAATTTATAGCTAATAATAAAGAAAAACCATTTCTATTATATTTAGCGCATAGCATGCCTCATATTCCTTTGTACGCTTCAAAACAATTTAGTGGCAAAACAGAAAGAGGTTTGTTTGGAGATGTGCTAGAGGAGATTGATTGGTCTGTAGGTGAAATTTTAAAGGAATTAAAAGCGCAAGGATTAGATAAAAATACATTGGTAATATTTACTTCTGATAATGGTCCTTGGATTAGCAAGCAGCCCAATGCAGGTACAGCAGGTGTGTTAAGAGATGGTAAGTTTTCTCCTTACGAAGGAGGTAGCCGTATGCCATGTATTGCTTGGCAACCTGGTTTTGTTCCAAGTGGTGTGGTTTCTAATGCTCAAGTATCTACGTTAGATATATTGCCAACCATTGCGTCTTTAGTGGGAGCAAACATTCCTGCTGATAGAAAAATAGATGGTTTAAATATGACAAATATCTTAACAGGAAAATCAAAAGAAATAGAAAGAGATTATTTTATTTATAACGGAAATAGAGCTATTAGAATTGGAGATTGGAAGTATGTAAAAAATAAAAACAAAGAAGAGTTGTTTAATTTGTCTGAAGATGTAAGTGAATCAAAAAACTTAATAAAAGAATATCCTAACAAAGCAGCGGAATTAAAGAAAAAGCTAGAAGAGGTATCAGCTAGTTTTAAATAA
- a CDS encoding T9SS type A sorting domain-containing protein, protein MFKKYALIKVVIVAFVMLLVQQVQSQTVTVNSLEELLPYLKQDNVDVKLAPGNYSISGFDISDGTFSNPLFVFEGSNSTYDFTGAEIKINTVVLTKFGNVDVNEMQILGNNNVLKNLTIEDIGTTAPTKRAQAIVMDGRDNRIEGFNVTIRGSYPYGYGDAFGKGGGSVINHRKHSGILIRGLRNHLKDCNIVSRSYGHIVFMQAASYPTIEGCYIEGEMRTTDDMLAETSGPAYDVDFMTVWGYKLPPGYMLSLQEAGIRAYNAGTTYIDGEEIERGTDNPTVLNCTIKNARTGVTLAHASGKKYVEGCTVLGSENGYSIGNGIVVNCGADAIYGPVFQSTYSSDNGYNADITILPPSGEYYNGHKAVAYVGGSNHDLNFRSDVVDFPSDLKIMVSGELQNLRMINGANPSQNNLTSNNISIRNFTNFPVEIHPDASNIIVRQCDITNVSDNGTNNTIAAVDCESENFALNGIAIQSSTAYDGIASRAVDGDTNGNFGGNSVTHTDPSDTGAWWLLSLETEKSIDEVVLFNRTGKQSYIDRLANFKLQVFDEDGTETFSKSYENEAPNPSKSIDVGGVIGKTVKITQLNDLVALSLAEVQVFGNSLSTKNTDAINSVKMYPSPVVDLLNISLGKVKLNASKTNIEIYNVNGQKVYETKPKNLNEIQLNISHLNSGVYLVIVNDGITNIVKRVVKL, encoded by the coding sequence ATGTTTAAAAAATACGCTCTAATAAAAGTTGTAATTGTAGCATTTGTAATGTTATTGGTTCAACAGGTTCAATCACAAACAGTAACAGTTAATTCCTTAGAAGAATTGTTGCCTTATTTAAAACAAGACAATGTTGATGTTAAACTAGCTCCTGGAAATTATTCTATTAGTGGTTTTGATATTAGTGATGGAACTTTTTCTAATCCTTTATTTGTTTTTGAAGGATCCAATAGTACTTATGATTTTACAGGTGCAGAAATTAAGATCAATACCGTAGTGTTGACAAAGTTTGGGAATGTTGATGTTAACGAAATGCAAATATTAGGAAATAATAATGTTCTTAAAAACTTAACTATTGAGGATATAGGAACTACTGCACCTACCAAAAGAGCTCAAGCGATAGTAATGGACGGTCGTGATAATAGAATCGAAGGCTTTAATGTAACTATTAGAGGTTCTTATCCATATGGTTACGGAGATGCTTTTGGAAAAGGAGGAGGTTCTGTAATTAATCACAGAAAACATTCAGGTATTTTAATTAGAGGGTTACGTAATCATCTTAAAGATTGTAACATTGTGTCGCGTTCTTACGGACATATTGTTTTTATGCAAGCAGCAAGTTATCCAACAATAGAAGGGTGTTATATAGAAGGTGAAATGCGAACTACAGATGATATGTTAGCAGAAACCTCTGGTCCTGCTTATGATGTAGATTTTATGACTGTTTGGGGATATAAACTACCTCCTGGATATATGTTGAGTTTGCAAGAAGCAGGTATTAGAGCCTATAATGCAGGTACAACTTATATTGATGGAGAAGAAATAGAAAGAGGTACAGACAATCCTACGGTTTTAAATTGTACCATTAAAAATGCAAGAACAGGAGTGACTTTAGCTCATGCATCTGGTAAAAAATATGTTGAGGGTTGTACTGTTTTAGGTAGCGAAAATGGGTATTCCATAGGAAATGGTATTGTGGTTAATTGTGGAGCAGATGCAATTTATGGACCTGTTTTTCAAAGTACCTACAGTAGTGATAATGGTTATAATGCAGATATAACAATATTACCACCTAGTGGTGAATACTATAATGGGCATAAAGCTGTTGCCTATGTTGGAGGAAGTAATCACGATTTAAATTTCCGTTCAGATGTTGTTGATTTTCCATCAGATTTAAAAATAATGGTTTCTGGAGAATTGCAAAATCTTAGAATGATTAATGGAGCAAATCCTTCGCAAAATAATTTAACATCTAATAATATCAGTATTAGAAACTTTACCAATTTCCCTGTTGAGATTCATCCTGATGCTTCTAATATCATTGTTCGTCAATGTGATATAACAAATGTTTCTGATAATGGAACAAATAATACCATTGCTGCAGTAGATTGTGAGTCTGAAAACTTTGCATTAAACGGAATAGCAATTCAATCATCAACAGCTTATGATGGGATAGCAAGTAGAGCCGTTGATGGAGATACCAATGGTAATTTTGGTGGGAATTCAGTAACTCATACAGATCCTTCAGATACCGGAGCTTGGTGGTTGTTAAGTTTGGAAACTGAAAAATCTATTGATGAAGTTGTCCTTTTTAATAGAACAGGAAAGCAAAGTTATATTGATAGATTAGCGAATTTTAAACTGCAAGTTTTTGATGAGGATGGAACAGAAACCTTTTCTAAATCATATGAAAATGAAGCGCCAAATCCATCTAAATCTATAGATGTTGGTGGAGTAATAGGAAAAACAGTAAAAATCACTCAACTTAATGACCTTGTAGCGCTTTCTTTGGCAGAAGTTCAGGTGTTTGGAAATTCATTATCTACAAAGAATACAGATGCTATAAATTCAGTAAAAATGTATCCTAGTCCTGTGGTAGATTTGTTAAATATCTCTTTAGGAAAAGTTAAACTAAATGCGAGTAAAACCAACATAGAGATTTATAATGTTAATGGGCAAAAAGTTTATGAAACAAAGCCAAAGAACTTAAATGAAATTCAACTAAATATTTCGCACTTAAATAGTGGTGTGTATTTAGTTATAGTGAACGATGGAATTACAAATATTGTTAAAAGGGTAGTGAAACTATAA